In Intestinibacillus sp. Marseille-P6563, a single genomic region encodes these proteins:
- a CDS encoding murein hydrolase activator EnvC family protein, which translates to MLSKKAVRTIAAVIAIILVVTLAAGSLFSAIGTAQAASVSDLKTQLSSIDKQKEEIQAVLDDLEGQMGSTTQKLQALQDQLNLTQEDITATEEVIERLEDEIATKEEEIEVAQKELDEKTELFETRMRVMYENGNEIGYLDVLFGSRSFGEMLSRMETVSEIMDNDKKIVEDYKEAKTKLETAKAEYEEDKQDQEEYKESLESKYDDLDSQREEVQALSDELESNYDKSKSEYEALTAEQDAINAEIEEISRREAEAARKAAEEAKKNQSSGSSGSSGGSSVSYTGNGELSVWPAPSGVANTSSYGWRVHPVYGTRKFHKGLDISAPGGSPVLAAASGTVVQSYYSSSYGNYIVVSHGGGLMTAYAHMSTRLVSAGETVSAGQQIGKVGSTGVSTGNHLHFEVYVNGSTTNPLNYY; encoded by the coding sequence CTGCCATCGGCACGGCACAGGCCGCATCGGTTTCTGATTTGAAAACACAGCTTTCTTCGATTGACAAGCAGAAAGAAGAAATTCAGGCGGTTTTGGATGACCTGGAAGGGCAAATGGGCAGCACCACGCAGAAGCTGCAAGCCCTGCAGGACCAGCTCAATCTGACCCAGGAAGATATTACGGCCACCGAAGAGGTGATCGAACGCCTGGAAGATGAGATCGCAACCAAGGAAGAAGAAATCGAGGTTGCTCAGAAGGAATTGGATGAAAAGACCGAGCTGTTCGAAACACGTATGCGCGTGATGTACGAGAACGGTAATGAAATCGGATACTTAGACGTACTCTTTGGCTCGCGCAGCTTTGGCGAAATGCTCTCGCGTATGGAAACGGTCAGCGAGATCATGGACAACGATAAAAAGATCGTCGAGGACTACAAGGAAGCCAAGACCAAGCTGGAAACTGCAAAGGCCGAATACGAGGAAGATAAGCAGGACCAGGAAGAGTACAAGGAATCTCTGGAAAGCAAGTACGACGATCTGGACAGCCAGCGTGAAGAAGTACAGGCTCTGTCCGACGAACTGGAAAGCAATTACGACAAGAGCAAGAGCGAATATGAGGCTCTGACCGCAGAACAGGATGCCATCAACGCTGAGATCGAAGAGATTTCCCGTCGTGAGGCAGAAGCAGCCCGTAAGGCTGCCGAAGAGGCGAAGAAGAATCAGTCTTCGGGCAGCTCTGGCAGCAGCGGCGGTTCTTCGGTGTCCTACACCGGCAACGGGGAACTGTCGGTATGGCCGGCGCCGTCGGGCGTTGCCAATACCAGCAGCTACGGCTGGCGTGTCCATCCGGTCTATGGCACTCGGAAGTTCCATAAGGGCCTGGATATCTCGGCCCCGGGCGGTAGCCCGGTTCTGGCCGCAGCATCGGGCACCGTTGTGCAGAGTTACTATTCTTCGTCTTATGGTAACTACATCGTTGTCAGCCACGGTGGCGGCTTGATGACCGCTTATGCCCATATGAGCACGCGTCTGGTTTCGGCCGGTGAAACAGTATCCGCAGGACAGCAGATCGGTAAGGTTGGTTCCACCGGTGTTTCCACAGGTAACCACCTGCATTTTGAGGTCTATGTCAACGGCTCTACGACCAACCCGCTTAACTACTATTAA